The genomic segment GGTCAAAGGAATGACTAACAAGCCGATTATTGCATTAGACTTTCCAACTGTCCTTGAAGCTAAAGACTTTCTAAGTCATTTTGACAATGAGCCTTTGTTTGTAAAAGTAGGAATGGAATTATTTTATCAAAATGGGCCAGAGATCGTTACAATGATCAAAAACTCAGGTCATGACGTTTTCTTAGATTTAAAATTACACGATATCCCAAATACGGTTTACCGTTCAATGAAAGGATTAGCTTCACTAGGAATTGATATGGTAAATGTTCATGCAGCTGGTGGACAAATTATGATGGAAGCTGCGCTGGAAGGCCTTATTGCAGGAACAAATGAAGGAAAGAAACGCCCTAAATTAATCGCCGTTACCCAACTGACTTCTACCACAGAAGTCAGTATGCAACAAGAACAACTCATTTCTGCTTCATTAATGGAGAGCGTCGTTCACTACGCAAAATTAACACATATGGCTGGTTTAGATGGCGTTGTTTGCTCGGCATTGGAAGCCTTAACGATCAAACAACAAACCTCGAATAATTTCTTATGTGTGACACCGGGGATACGTCCAGAGGGAACAGATAGTGGAGATCAAAAAAGAGTTGCGACTCCAGCTGTTGCAAAAAAAGAAGGAGCTTCTTATATTGTCGTCGGACGACCTATCACCCAAGCAGAAGACCCCGTTCATATGTACCATGCTATAAAAGAACAATGGAATGGAGTGGGAAAGTAACATGATTAGTGAAAGAAAAATTGCTGAACAATTATTAACTATTAAAGCAGTCAGTCTAAACCCCACTCAACCGTTTACATGGGCCAGCGGAATAAAGAGTCCTATTTATTGCGATAACCGCATTACAATGAGCTATCCGGCTATACGTCGAGATATAGCAAAAGGGCTCGCAAATAAGATCAAACAGCACTACCCAGACGTTGAAGTCATTGCAGGGACAGCTACTGCCGGGATTCCACATGCTGCGTGGGTAGCAGAATTGTTAGACTTGCCGATGGTTTACATTAGAAGCAAAGCAAAAGATCATGGTAAAGGGAATCAAATTGAGGGCCGCATACAAGACAATCAAAAAATGGTTTTGATTGAAGACTTGATCTCTACTGGCGGTAGTGTTCTTGAAGCAGCACAAGCTGCTTCAAACGAAGGTGCACAAGTTTTAGGAGTTGCGGCCATTTTTACTTATGAATTGCCAATAGGGATCAAAAAATTTAAAGAAAATCAAATCGAGTTAACAACCTTAACCAACTATACGACCTTAATTGAAACTGCTTTAGACAAACAATTTATTACAGCAAAAGAGAGAGATTCTTTAGGAGAATGGAAAAAAGACCCTACACAATGGTCAATAAACTAACAAAAAAAGAAACACCAGCCTCTTTAATTTCAAGGGCAAGTGTTTCTTTTTAATTCAATAGATCCATGATCAGATCTTATACTTTTAAACGGTTCACTAATTCTTTATCTGGGGTAACATAGACTGTACGTTGACCTTCATAAATAACAAAACCAGGCTTTGCACCATTTGGTTTTCGTATTTTTTTTACTTCAACATAATCTACTGGAACAGATGCAGACAGCTGAGACTTAGAAAAATAAGCAGCAATATTAGCCGCTTCTAAAAGCGTTTCTTCACTTGGGTCAGCATCTTGAATAATAACATGTGATCCTGGAATGTTTTTTGTATGCAGCCAAATATCTGATTTCCGAGCCGTTTTTAAGGTTAGTTGATCATTTTGCAAATTATTTTTCCCAACTAAGATAGTAGTCCCATCTGTAGCTTGATAGTGATCAGGTTGATTCAATTTCGCTTGTTTTTGTTTTTTCTTTGTTTTCTTTTTCTTCATGTATCCTTGTTGGATCAACTCTTCTTTAATTTCAGCGATATCTTTTGGAGTAGCAAGTTCTAATTGAGTGGATACTGATTCTAAATAATTAATTTCAGCTTCAGTTAAACGCATTTGTTCATGAACGAATGCAATAGCATTTTTTAATTTTTGATAT from the Carnobacterium inhibens subsp. inhibens DSM 13024 genome contains:
- the pyrF gene encoding orotidine-5'-phosphate decarboxylase, encoding MTNKPIIALDFPTVLEAKDFLSHFDNEPLFVKVGMELFYQNGPEIVTMIKNSGHDVFLDLKLHDIPNTVYRSMKGLASLGIDMVNVHAAGGQIMMEAALEGLIAGTNEGKKRPKLIAVTQLTSTTEVSMQQEQLISASLMESVVHYAKLTHMAGLDGVVCSALEALTIKQQTSNNFLCVTPGIRPEGTDSGDQKRVATPAVAKKEGASYIVVGRPITQAEDPVHMYHAIKEQWNGVGK
- the pyrE gene encoding orotate phosphoribosyltransferase; the protein is MISERKIAEQLLTIKAVSLNPTQPFTWASGIKSPIYCDNRITMSYPAIRRDIAKGLANKIKQHYPDVEVIAGTATAGIPHAAWVAELLDLPMVYIRSKAKDHGKGNQIEGRIQDNQKMVLIEDLISTGGSVLEAAQAASNEGAQVLGVAAIFTYELPIGIKKFKENQIELTTLTNYTTLIETALDKQFITAKERDSLGEWKKDPTQWSIN